The Chroicocephalus ridibundus chromosome 3, bChrRid1.1, whole genome shotgun sequence genome has a segment encoding these proteins:
- the LOC134513130 gene encoding small basic protein 1-like yields the protein MRVLCVVFAVLLLFSLATPGYGQAKGACGGYCSYLCAKRDEWTFNQSCGKMYCCIPPPKKGK from the exons ATGAGGGTGCTCTGCGTGGTCTTTGCTGtgctcctgcttttctccttggccACCCCAG GGTACGGGCAGGCCAAGGGCGCTTGTGGTGGGTACTGTTCCTACCTGTGTGCCAAAAGGGACGAGTGGACTTTCAACCAGTCCTGCGGGAAGATGTACTGCTGCATCCCCCCACCCAAAAAGGGAAAATGA
- the LOC134512473 gene encoding cygnin-like: MRFLYLVFAVFLLVALATPGYGQVRKHCPKVGYCSSSCNKADVWSFSSDCKYYCCIPPGWKGK, encoded by the exons ATGAGGTTCCTCTACCTTGTCTTCGCTGTCTTCCTGCTGGTCGCCCTGGCCACCCCAG GCTACGGGCAGGTAAGGAAGCACTGCCCCAAGGTGGGGtactgctccagcagctgcaacAAGGCGGACGTGTGGTCCTTCTCCTCCGACTGCAAGTACTACTGCTGCATCCCGCCCGGCTGGAAGGGGAAATAG